A window from Dunckerocampus dactyliophorus isolate RoL2022-P2 chromosome 15, RoL_Ddac_1.1, whole genome shotgun sequence encodes these proteins:
- the LOC129168508 gene encoding uncharacterized protein LOC129168508 isoform X2 has translation MFRREKSSAPTVPSLPPRPSKQDLDNPTTHSSGVQDGCGTQQGSDHEVVSVPKSKRTGVMGVMQNVNPFKALSHTPSTVGTCTVATDDLPEVRTNPTQNAGMLKGVMQKVNPFKSSCQVPETGGSESSEQHPGMLKGMLQKVNPFKSSTQLPKNEPQDADHQEAREEFNEKQKPGMMAGMIQKVNPFKSSQPKDTQPLQRDGSSSEGNLVDNNNLPEKPKTGMLKEMMHKVIPSKSTTQTAHEETDSVTSLQQDPPTLSCSSESLNDGAVERHSVWYVDDPSNSELKSQPNEQMKKRKTFRIKRILPTALFGSGAKDSNALPDAQPLPQEVEVQTLEMVEITALSDGSALDPLEDEDGLLAWWRTVDGWTEWNEATQNDESEEVVEQAADRVFMAARLFVRLFNQRGASLQQRILELLALADSADSFHKKTVTASIGGGVASVAGSVTTITGLILAPFTAGTSLIVTAVGIGVATAGGVASASANITDTVHSKTDRKKVEKMIQDYQEEINDIRECLEFLQEGMETLEEWNFEQYAESISKKHLNQNVKHVMKEGGRAGKALVINTESLISTVQVLSVAGGAAKAAQVMSVTTGVMSGLFLALDVFFLAKDSAELRKGAKTEFAAKIRDVCKDLQNGLLELNRIKEELQKTMDGIEVEVEEEDEEILKSDLKKLIELEE, from the exons ATGTTCCGCAGAGAAAAGAGCTCAGCACCCACAGTTCCCTCACTTCCACCAAGGCCCAGCAAACAG GATCTGGACAATCCCACCACACACAGCTCGGGCGTACAAGATGGGTGCGGGACCCAACAG GGAAGTGACCATGAAGTTGTGAGTGTCCCAAAATCCAAG AGGACTGGGGTGATGGGAGTTATGCAGAACGTCAACCCCTTCAAGGCTTTGTCGCAT ACACCCTCCACAGTTGGCACTTGCACAGTTGCCACTGATGACTTACCAGAAGTACGAACAAATCCCACACAG AATGCTGGTATGCTAAAAGGGGTAATGCAGAAGGTCAACCCATTCAAGTCTTCCTGTCAG GTTCCTGAAACTGGAGGGTCTGAATCATCAGAACAG CACCCGGGAATGCTGAAAGGGATGCTCCAGAAGGTCAACCCATTCAAGTCTTCAACACAG TTACCAAAGAACGAGCCCCAGGATGCAGATCACCAAGAGGCCAGAGAAGAATTTAATGAGAAACAG AAACCAGGGATGATGGCAGGCATGATACAGAAAGTCAACCCGTTCAAATCTTCGCAGCCAAAG GACACGCAGCCCCTCCAGCGTGACGGCTCCTCCAGTGAAGGAAACCTGGTTGATAACAACAACCTGCCCGAGAAGCCG aagACTGGGATGCTGAAGGAGATGATGCACAAAGTCATACCCTCAAAGTCGACTACACAG ACGGCACATGAGGAGACAGACTCGGTCACATCTCTGCAGCAG GATCCCCCAACATTGTCGTGCAGCTCTGAGAGTTTAAATGATGGTGCAGTAGAGAGACAT TCTGTTTGGTACGTAGATGATCCCAGCAACAGTGAGCTGAAAAGTCAACCAAATGAGCAAATGAAGAAAAGAAAG ACCTTTAGAATTAAAAGAATTCTTCCGACTGCGCTATTCGGCTCTGGAGCAAAG GATTCGAATGCATTGCCCGACGCACAGCCTTTGCCACAG GAGGTGGAGGTCCAAACACTGGAAATGGTTGAAATAACTGCACTCAGTGATGGAAGTGCTCTGGACCCTCTGGAG GATGAAGATGGACTCTTGGCGTGGTGGAGAACAGTCGATG GCTGGACTGAGTGGAACGAGGCCACGCAGAATGATGAGTCTGAAGA GGTGGTGGAACAAGCGGCCGATCGTGTCTTCATGGCAGCCCGGCTCTTCGTTCGCCTGTTCAACCAACGTGGCGCGTCTCTGCAGCAGCGCATCCTTGAGCTCCTCGCACTGGCCGATTCCGCCGACAGCTTCCACAAGAAGACCGTTACGGCGAGCATCGGTGGTGGGGTGGCGAGTGTGGCAGGCTCTGTCACCACTATCACTGGTCTCATTCTGGCCCCATTCACGGCAGGAACGTCGCTCATTGTCACAGCTGTGGGTATTGGTGTCGCCACGGCGGGCGGCGTAGCCTCTGCTTCCGCCAATATCACAGACACCGTGCATTCAAAGACTGACCGTAAGAAGGTGGAGAAAATGATCCAAGACTATCAGGAGGAGATCAATGACATCAGGGAGTGTCTGGAGTTCTTGCAG GAAGGGATGGAGACTCTTGAGGAGTGGAACTTTGAGCAGTATGCCGAGAGCATCTCCAAAAAACATCTCAACCAGAACGTCAAACATGTCATGAAGGAGGGCGGCCGGGCCGGCAAGGCTTTGGTCATCAACACGGAAAGTCTGATCAGTACTGTTCAGGTCCTCAGCGTGGCGGGGGGTGCTGCCAAAGCAGCCCAGGTGATGAGTGTCACCACCGGGGTCATGTCAGGCCTCTTCTTGGCACTTGATGTCTTCTTCTTGGCCAAGGACTCAGCAGAGCTGAGAAAGGGTGCAAAGACAGAGTTTGCCGCCAAGATCCGAGACGTTTGCAAGGACCTGCAGAATGGGCTCCTGGAGCTGAACCGTATCAAGGAAGAgctgcagaagacaatggatgGCAtcgaggtggaggtggaggaagaggatgaggagATTTTGAAGTCTGATCTGAAGAAACTCATTGAGCTTGAAGAATGA
- the LOC129168508 gene encoding uncharacterized protein LOC129168508 isoform X1, with product MFRREKSSAPTVPSLPPRPSKQDLDNPTTHSSGVQDGCGTQQGSDHEVVSVPKSKRTGVMGVMQNVNPFKALSHTPSTVGTCTVATDDLPEVRTNPTQFGSFLLTTPPTNAGMLKGVMQKVNPFKSSCQVPETGGSESSEQHPGMLKGMLQKVNPFKSSTQLPKNEPQDADHQEAREEFNEKQKPGMMAGMIQKVNPFKSSQPKDTQPLQRDGSSSEGNLVDNNNLPEKPKTGMLKEMMHKVIPSKSTTQTAHEETDSVTSLQQDPPTLSCSSESLNDGAVERHSVWYVDDPSNSELKSQPNEQMKKRKTFRIKRILPTALFGSGAKDSNALPDAQPLPQEVEVQTLEMVEITALSDGSALDPLEDEDGLLAWWRTVDGWTEWNEATQNDESEEVVEQAADRVFMAARLFVRLFNQRGASLQQRILELLALADSADSFHKKTVTASIGGGVASVAGSVTTITGLILAPFTAGTSLIVTAVGIGVATAGGVASASANITDTVHSKTDRKKVEKMIQDYQEEINDIRECLEFLQEGMETLEEWNFEQYAESISKKHLNQNVKHVMKEGGRAGKALVINTESLISTVQVLSVAGGAAKAAQVMSVTTGVMSGLFLALDVFFLAKDSAELRKGAKTEFAAKIRDVCKDLQNGLLELNRIKEELQKTMDGIEVEVEEEDEEILKSDLKKLIELEE from the exons ATGTTCCGCAGAGAAAAGAGCTCAGCACCCACAGTTCCCTCACTTCCACCAAGGCCCAGCAAACAG GATCTGGACAATCCCACCACACACAGCTCGGGCGTACAAGATGGGTGCGGGACCCAACAG GGAAGTGACCATGAAGTTGTGAGTGTCCCAAAATCCAAG AGGACTGGGGTGATGGGAGTTATGCAGAACGTCAACCCCTTCAAGGCTTTGTCGCAT ACACCCTCCACAGTTGGCACTTGCACAGTTGCCACTGATGACTTACCAGAAGTACGAACAAATCCCACACAG TTTGGATCATTCCTTTTGACAACCCCCCCAACA AATGCTGGTATGCTAAAAGGGGTAATGCAGAAGGTCAACCCATTCAAGTCTTCCTGTCAG GTTCCTGAAACTGGAGGGTCTGAATCATCAGAACAG CACCCGGGAATGCTGAAAGGGATGCTCCAGAAGGTCAACCCATTCAAGTCTTCAACACAG TTACCAAAGAACGAGCCCCAGGATGCAGATCACCAAGAGGCCAGAGAAGAATTTAATGAGAAACAG AAACCAGGGATGATGGCAGGCATGATACAGAAAGTCAACCCGTTCAAATCTTCGCAGCCAAAG GACACGCAGCCCCTCCAGCGTGACGGCTCCTCCAGTGAAGGAAACCTGGTTGATAACAACAACCTGCCCGAGAAGCCG aagACTGGGATGCTGAAGGAGATGATGCACAAAGTCATACCCTCAAAGTCGACTACACAG ACGGCACATGAGGAGACAGACTCGGTCACATCTCTGCAGCAG GATCCCCCAACATTGTCGTGCAGCTCTGAGAGTTTAAATGATGGTGCAGTAGAGAGACAT TCTGTTTGGTACGTAGATGATCCCAGCAACAGTGAGCTGAAAAGTCAACCAAATGAGCAAATGAAGAAAAGAAAG ACCTTTAGAATTAAAAGAATTCTTCCGACTGCGCTATTCGGCTCTGGAGCAAAG GATTCGAATGCATTGCCCGACGCACAGCCTTTGCCACAG GAGGTGGAGGTCCAAACACTGGAAATGGTTGAAATAACTGCACTCAGTGATGGAAGTGCTCTGGACCCTCTGGAG GATGAAGATGGACTCTTGGCGTGGTGGAGAACAGTCGATG GCTGGACTGAGTGGAACGAGGCCACGCAGAATGATGAGTCTGAAGA GGTGGTGGAACAAGCGGCCGATCGTGTCTTCATGGCAGCCCGGCTCTTCGTTCGCCTGTTCAACCAACGTGGCGCGTCTCTGCAGCAGCGCATCCTTGAGCTCCTCGCACTGGCCGATTCCGCCGACAGCTTCCACAAGAAGACCGTTACGGCGAGCATCGGTGGTGGGGTGGCGAGTGTGGCAGGCTCTGTCACCACTATCACTGGTCTCATTCTGGCCCCATTCACGGCAGGAACGTCGCTCATTGTCACAGCTGTGGGTATTGGTGTCGCCACGGCGGGCGGCGTAGCCTCTGCTTCCGCCAATATCACAGACACCGTGCATTCAAAGACTGACCGTAAGAAGGTGGAGAAAATGATCCAAGACTATCAGGAGGAGATCAATGACATCAGGGAGTGTCTGGAGTTCTTGCAG GAAGGGATGGAGACTCTTGAGGAGTGGAACTTTGAGCAGTATGCCGAGAGCATCTCCAAAAAACATCTCAACCAGAACGTCAAACATGTCATGAAGGAGGGCGGCCGGGCCGGCAAGGCTTTGGTCATCAACACGGAAAGTCTGATCAGTACTGTTCAGGTCCTCAGCGTGGCGGGGGGTGCTGCCAAAGCAGCCCAGGTGATGAGTGTCACCACCGGGGTCATGTCAGGCCTCTTCTTGGCACTTGATGTCTTCTTCTTGGCCAAGGACTCAGCAGAGCTGAGAAAGGGTGCAAAGACAGAGTTTGCCGCCAAGATCCGAGACGTTTGCAAGGACCTGCAGAATGGGCTCCTGGAGCTGAACCGTATCAAGGAAGAgctgcagaagacaatggatgGCAtcgaggtggaggtggaggaagaggatgaggagATTTTGAAGTCTGATCTGAAGAAACTCATTGAGCTTGAAGAATGA